The following coding sequences lie in one Nitratireductor mangrovi genomic window:
- a CDS encoding cysteine hydrolase family protein → MSTPVLLVIDVQNAIDDPVWGRRGQPEMEDRIGDLLKAWRERRLPVIHVRHDSTDPDSPYRPGYAGNEFKPAVAPVPGEPVIDKRTNSAFIGTDLMDLLDEVQCRQLVVAGVLLENSVGSTVRMAGNLGFDVVIPEDAVASVDRTDRNGRLWQAEDVHALNLAILDGEYARISTSGEVIGALP, encoded by the coding sequence ATGAGCACGCCCGTGCTGCTCGTCATCGACGTCCAGAACGCGATCGACGATCCGGTCTGGGGCCGGCGCGGCCAGCCGGAGATGGAAGACAGAATCGGCGATCTTTTGAAAGCCTGGCGCGAACGGCGGCTGCCGGTGATCCATGTCAGGCATGACTCGACCGATCCCGATTCGCCCTACCGGCCCGGTTATGCCGGCAACGAGTTCAAGCCTGCCGTCGCTCCGGTGCCGGGCGAGCCCGTTATCGACAAGCGCACCAACAGCGCGTTCATCGGCACTGACCTGATGGACCTCCTCGACGAGGTCCAGTGTCGCCAACTGGTCGTGGCCGGTGTGCTCCTGGAAAACTCCGTCGGCTCGACGGTCAGGATGGCGGGAAATCTCGGATTTGATGTCGTCATCCCGGAAGATGCCGTCGCCAGCGTCGATCGCACCGACCGCAATGGCCGCCTGTGGCAGGCCGAAGACGTCCATGCGCTGAACCTAGCCATTCTCGATGGTGAATATGCGCGCATATCCACCTCCGGAGAAGTCATCGGGGCGCTGCCATGA
- a CDS encoding aldehyde dehydrogenase family protein, whose product MNKIANILESMEYGPAPEEDNHVRAWLKRHKGRFGHFVGGTFTSTGKGSSFAAFNPSNGEKLAEIAEGSEKDVDAAVKAATKAFADWSALSGTERARHLYALARQVQKHARFLAVLETLDNGKPIRETRDIDIPLVARHFYHHAGWAALRDEEFPGYAPAGVCGQVIPWNFPLLMLAWKVAPALAAGCTVVLKSAEHTPLTALAFAEICREASLPAGVFNLVNGGGRTGAAIVAHDGLAKIAFTGSTEVGRILRRQTAGTGKKLSLELGGKSPFIVFDNADIDAAIEGVVDAIWFNQGEVCCAGSRAIVQEGVADRFHDKLRARMETLRVGHPLDKSTDIGAVVAPVQIDQIRERVEAGVREGATLHQPSWANAGFLEATRDGCFFPPSLFTGVSPASPLAQEEIFGPVLVSMTFRTPGEAVMLANNSRYGLAASIWSQNLDTAFDTARRLKAGVVWINSTNQFDAAVGFGGYKESGFGREGGREGMFEYLVPAWQKKVAALPVGKPLAAPVPVDDDAGPGSPPVGLDRTVKMYVGGKQARPDSGYSYPVLDAKGRIITEAGYGNRKDIRNAVEAARKAEAWSDMTGHARAQVLYFLAENLELRGEEFAGRIAQMTGVSAKKAAVEVAASVARIIHYAARADKYDGRVRAPQGRMLALALPEPWEVIGISCPDEAPLLAFVSLVAPAIAMGNRVVVTPSQHHPLAACDLYQVFDTSDVPGGVVNIVTGDRDQLAAVKAKHDDIAACWYFGSADGSAAVEKESSGNLKATWVNHGKARDWYDPMQGQGEEFLFHATRIKSIWTPYGV is encoded by the coding sequence ATGAACAAGATCGCCAACATTCTCGAGAGCATGGAATACGGGCCGGCGCCGGAAGAGGACAACCATGTCCGCGCCTGGCTCAAGCGTCACAAGGGCCGCTTCGGCCATTTCGTCGGCGGCACGTTCACCAGCACCGGCAAAGGTTCGAGCTTTGCCGCCTTCAACCCGTCCAACGGTGAAAAGCTGGCCGAGATCGCCGAAGGGTCGGAAAAGGATGTCGACGCGGCGGTCAAGGCGGCCACGAAGGCCTTTGCCGACTGGTCGGCGCTTTCGGGCACCGAGCGCGCGCGTCACCTCTATGCACTTGCTCGCCAGGTGCAGAAACATGCGCGCTTCCTCGCCGTCCTGGAAACGCTCGACAACGGCAAGCCGATCCGCGAGACGCGCGACATCGATATCCCGCTGGTGGCACGGCATTTCTACCATCATGCCGGCTGGGCCGCGCTGCGCGACGAGGAGTTCCCGGGCTACGCTCCCGCGGGCGTCTGCGGCCAGGTGATACCGTGGAATTTCCCGCTGCTGATGCTGGCCTGGAAGGTCGCCCCGGCGCTCGCCGCCGGCTGCACCGTGGTGCTGAAATCGGCCGAGCACACGCCGCTTACCGCGCTCGCTTTTGCCGAAATCTGCCGCGAGGCCAGCTTGCCCGCCGGCGTCTTCAATCTCGTCAACGGCGGCGGCAGGACCGGCGCGGCGATCGTCGCCCATGACGGCCTTGCCAAGATCGCGTTCACTGGCTCGACCGAGGTCGGCCGCATCCTGCGCCGCCAGACCGCCGGCACCGGCAAGAAGCTGTCGCTCGAACTCGGCGGCAAATCCCCCTTCATCGTCTTCGATAACGCCGACATCGACGCCGCCATCGAAGGCGTCGTCGACGCGATCTGGTTCAACCAGGGCGAGGTCTGCTGTGCCGGCTCGCGCGCCATCGTCCAGGAGGGCGTTGCGGACCGTTTCCACGACAAGCTCCGGGCGCGCATGGAAACCCTGCGTGTCGGCCATCCCCTCGACAAGTCGACGGACATCGGCGCCGTCGTCGCGCCGGTTCAGATCGACCAGATCCGCGAACGTGTCGAGGCGGGCGTCAGGGAAGGCGCGACGCTTCATCAGCCGAGCTGGGCCAATGCCGGCTTTTTGGAGGCTACCAGGGACGGCTGCTTTTTCCCTCCGTCGCTGTTCACTGGCGTCTCGCCCGCCTCGCCGCTAGCCCAGGAGGAGATCTTCGGTCCGGTGCTGGTGTCGATGACCTTTCGCACGCCGGGCGAAGCCGTCATGCTCGCCAACAACAGCCGCTACGGGCTCGCGGCATCGATCTGGTCGCAGAACCTCGACACCGCCTTCGACACCGCGCGCCGGCTAAAGGCCGGCGTCGTGTGGATCAATTCCACCAACCAGTTCGACGCCGCTGTCGGCTTCGGCGGCTACAAGGAAAGCGGGTTCGGCCGCGAGGGCGGCCGCGAGGGCATGTTCGAATATCTGGTGCCGGCGTGGCAGAAGAAGGTCGCTGCGCTGCCCGTCGGCAAGCCGCTCGCCGCGCCTGTTCCCGTCGACGATGATGCCGGTCCCGGTTCACCGCCGGTCGGGCTCGACCGCACCGTGAAGATGTATGTCGGCGGCAAGCAGGCGCGGCCGGACTCCGGCTATTCCTATCCGGTGCTCGATGCAAAGGGCAGGATCATCACGGAGGCCGGCTACGGCAATCGGAAGGACATCCGCAACGCGGTCGAGGCGGCGCGCAAGGCTGAGGCATGGTCGGACATGACCGGCCATGCCCGCGCCCAGGTGCTCTACTTTCTGGCCGAGAACCTGGAACTGCGCGGCGAGGAGTTCGCGGGCCGCATCGCGCAGATGACGGGCGTCTCGGCGAAGAAGGCCGCGGTCGAGGTCGCCGCCTCCGTCGCGCGCATCATCCACTACGCCGCCCGCGCCGACAAATATGACGGCCGCGTGCGCGCGCCGCAGGGGCGCATGCTGGCGCTGGCGCTGCCTGAACCCTGGGAGGTGATCGGCATCTCTTGCCCTGACGAAGCGCCGCTGCTGGCTTTCGTGTCGCTGGTCGCGCCTGCGATCGCCATGGGCAATCGCGTCGTCGTCACCCCGTCGCAGCATCATCCGCTCGCCGCCTGCGATCTCTATCAGGTCTTCGACACATCCGACGTGCCGGGCGGGGTCGTCAACATCGTGACCGGCGACCGCGACCAGCTCGCCGCCGTGAAGGCCAAGCACGACGACATCGCCGCCTGCTGGTATTTCGGCTCCGCGGACGGCTCTGCCGCTGTTGAGAAGGAATCGTCCGGCAACCTGAAGGCCACCTGGGTCAATCATGGCAAGGCGCGCGACTGGTATGATCCGATGCAGGGCCAGGGCGAGGAGTTCCTGTTCCACGCCACCCGCATCAAGTCGATCTGGACGCCGTACGGGGTCTGA
- a CDS encoding ABC transporter permease has product MDFLNLMLQLFDATIRVSVPLLLACLAGLYSERSGVFDIGLEGKMLAGAFAGAATAAVTGSAWLGMLAAVAISVSFALVHGFASITHRGNQIVSGVAINFIAAGSTIILGQAWFSQGGRTPSLAADARFNAITLPFADTLRDVPVVGAIYSELISGHSLIAYIAFLMVPFTWWVLFRTRFGLRLRAVGENPAAVDTAGISVTWLRYRAVICTGVLTGLAGTYLAVSQNAGFVKDMTAGKGFIALAALIFAKWRPVPAMFACLLFGFLDAFAIRFQGIALPMIGKVPVQLMQALPYLLTVILLAGFIGKAIPPKAGGVAYVKER; this is encoded by the coding sequence ATGGACTTCCTCAACCTCATGCTGCAACTCTTCGACGCGACCATTCGCGTCTCGGTTCCGCTGCTGCTTGCCTGTCTCGCCGGCCTTTATTCGGAACGCTCCGGCGTCTTCGACATCGGGCTTGAAGGCAAGATGCTGGCTGGCGCGTTCGCGGGGGCAGCCACCGCAGCCGTCACCGGTTCGGCCTGGCTCGGCATGCTCGCCGCGGTCGCGATCTCGGTGTCCTTCGCGCTGGTGCACGGCTTTGCCTCCATCACCCATCGCGGCAACCAGATCGTCTCCGGCGTCGCGATCAACTTCATCGCCGCCGGCTCGACCATCATTCTCGGCCAGGCCTGGTTCAGCCAGGGCGGGCGCACGCCGTCGCTCGCCGCCGATGCGCGGTTCAATGCCATCACGCTGCCCTTCGCCGATACGCTGCGCGACGTGCCGGTCGTCGGCGCGATCTATTCCGAGCTGATCTCGGGCCATTCGCTGATCGCCTACATAGCCTTTCTGATGGTGCCGTTCACCTGGTGGGTGCTTTTCCGCACCCGCTTCGGTCTGCGCCTGCGCGCCGTCGGCGAGAACCCCGCAGCCGTCGATACCGCCGGGATCTCGGTCACCTGGCTGCGCTACCGCGCCGTCATTTGCACGGGCGTTCTCACCGGGCTTGCCGGCACCTATCTCGCGGTGTCGCAGAATGCCGGTTTCGTGAAGGATATGACCGCCGGCAAGGGTTTCATCGCGCTCGCCGCGCTGATCTTCGCCAAATGGCGTCCGGTGCCGGCGATGTTCGCGTGCCTGCTGTTCGGCTTTCTCGATGCCTTCGCGATCCGCTTCCAGGGCATCGCGCTGCCGATGATCGGCAAGGTGCCGGTCCAGTTGATGCAGGCACTGCCCTATCTTCTTACCGTCATCCTCCTTGCCGGTTTCATCGGCAAGGCCATCCCGCCCAAGGCCGGTGGCGTGGCATATGTGAAGGAACGGTGA
- the upp gene encoding uracil phosphoribosyltransferase produces MQGVTVVDHPLVQHKLTILRNKETSTAGFRRLLREISLLLGYEVTRELELTTTTIQTPLQEMQAPTLEGKKLVFASVLRAGNGLLEGLLDLVPAARVAHVGLYRDHDTLEAVEYFFKAPGDLADRLVIVVDPMLATANSAIAAIDKLKERGATNLRFLCLLAAPEGVERFRKAHPDVPIVTAAIDDHLNDKGYIVPGLGDAGDRMYGTK; encoded by the coding sequence ATGCAAGGCGTCACCGTCGTCGACCATCCGCTCGTCCAGCACAAGCTCACCATCCTGCGCAACAAGGAAACCTCGACCGCTGGTTTCCGACGCCTGCTGCGCGAGATATCGCTGCTTCTCGGCTACGAGGTGACGCGCGAGCTGGAACTGACGACAACCACGATCCAGACGCCCCTGCAGGAGATGCAGGCTCCGACGCTGGAGGGCAAGAAGCTGGTCTTCGCCTCGGTGCTGCGCGCCGGCAACGGGCTTCTCGAAGGCCTGCTCGACCTGGTGCCGGCAGCGCGCGTCGCCCATGTCGGACTTTACCGCGACCACGACACGCTGGAAGCGGTGGAATATTTCTTCAAGGCGCCGGGCGACCTCGCCGACCGTCTCGTCATCGTCGTCGACCCTATGCTGGCGACCGCCAATTCGGCGATCGCGGCCATCGACAAGCTGAAGGAACGCGGCGCCACCAATCTGCGCTTCCTGTGCCTGCTGGCCGCGCCCGAAGGCGTCGAACGGTTTCGCAAAGCGCATCCCGACGTGCCGATCGTGACGGCGGCAATCGACGATCATCTCAACGACAAGGGCTATATCGTGCCGGGGCTAGGTGATGCCGGCGACCGCATGTACGGCACAAAATGA
- the deoC gene encoding deoxyribose-phosphate aldolase: MNVNPQQAVADAAKAGAARDLVRVTQPHARNEGVAFDASWFDAVDINLSAVERRTATLATRRTVKKDWQAAWLVKAIEAIDLTTLAGDDTPGRVARLCAKARNPLRADLVAALGLSGRRLTTGAVCVYPTMVKDAVKALDGSGVPVASVATGFPAGLTPMEQRLAEIRYAVGEGAHEIDIVITRAHVLTGNWSALYDEIAAMREACGEAHMKAILATGDLKTLTNVYRASMVAMQAGSDFIKTSTGMEGVNATLPVSLVMVRAIRDYLARTSCKVGFKPAGGIRTAKDALSWLILMREELGREWMEPELFRFGASGLLADIERQLEHFVTGRYSANDRHGVA; encoded by the coding sequence ATGAACGTCAACCCGCAACAGGCCGTTGCCGACGCGGCCAAGGCTGGCGCCGCGCGCGATCTGGTGCGGGTCACCCAGCCGCACGCGCGCAACGAGGGCGTCGCTTTCGACGCTTCCTGGTTCGACGCAGTCGACATCAACCTCTCCGCGGTCGAGCGCCGGACCGCGACGCTCGCCACCCGCCGCACGGTCAAGAAGGACTGGCAGGCCGCCTGGCTGGTCAAGGCGATCGAGGCGATCGACCTGACGACACTGGCCGGCGACGACACGCCGGGCCGCGTCGCGCGGCTCTGCGCCAAGGCGCGCAATCCGCTGCGCGCCGATCTCGTCGCGGCACTCGGCCTTTCGGGTCGGCGGCTGACCACTGGTGCGGTCTGCGTCTACCCGACCATGGTCAAGGACGCGGTGAAGGCGCTGGACGGCTCAGGTGTCCCCGTTGCCTCGGTGGCCACCGGCTTCCCGGCCGGGCTGACGCCGATGGAGCAGCGGCTGGCCGAAATCCGCTACGCGGTCGGCGAGGGCGCCCATGAGATCGACATCGTCATCACGCGCGCCCATGTGCTGACCGGCAACTGGTCCGCGCTCTATGACGAGATCGCGGCAATGCGGGAGGCCTGTGGCGAGGCCCATATGAAGGCGATTCTCGCCACCGGCGACCTCAAGACGCTTACCAACGTCTACCGCGCCTCGATGGTCGCCATGCAGGCGGGCTCCGACTTCATCAAGACTTCCACCGGCATGGAGGGCGTCAACGCCACCCTGCCGGTGAGCCTGGTCATGGTGCGCGCCATTCGCGACTACCTGGCCCGCACCAGTTGCAAGGTCGGCTTCAAGCCGGCCGGCGGCATCCGGACCGCCAAGGACGCGCTTTCCTGGTTGATCCTGATGCGCGAGGAGCTTGGCCGCGAATGGATGGAGCCGGAGCTGTTCCGCTTTGGCGCTTCGGGCCTGCTCGCCGATATCGAGCGCCAGCTCGAGCATTTCGTCACCGGCCGCTATTCGGCCAACGACCGCCACGGCGTGGCGTGA
- the deoA gene encoding thymidine phosphorylase: MLPQEFIRKKRDGEPLDEGEIAAFVSGMIDGKVTEGQVAAFAMAVFFKGMTREEAVALTLAMRDSGDVLSWADFDRPIVDKHSTGGVGDNVSLMLAPIVAACGAYVPMISGRGLGHTGGTLDKMDSIPGYKSQPSNAEFRRAVRKAGCAIIGQTGELAPADKRFYAIRDISATVESIPLITASILSKKLAAGLQALVLDVKSGNGAFMQKSRDAAALAGSLVEVANGAALSTTALMTDMNEPLASAAGNAVEVVNAVDFLTGRSRDPRLEEVTLALAGEMLVAAGLAKSHREAEEKARTALDGGAAAEHFARMVSELGGPADFMEDCRVHLPVAPVIRPVPAPADGFVTAIDTRAVGVAVVALGGGRTRPGDPVDHAVGLTDLLPVCAETTKGEPLAMVHARNDAEAARAVKAVLAAYELAPSRPPRRKAVLRRITAGD; the protein is encoded by the coding sequence ATGCTCCCGCAGGAATTCATCCGCAAGAAGCGCGACGGCGAGCCGCTCGATGAAGGCGAAATCGCCGCCTTCGTCTCGGGCATGATCGACGGCAAGGTCACCGAGGGCCAGGTCGCGGCCTTCGCCATGGCCGTGTTCTTCAAGGGCATGACCCGCGAAGAGGCCGTCGCGTTGACGCTTGCCATGCGTGATTCCGGCGACGTGCTGTCCTGGGCGGATTTCGACCGCCCGATCGTCGACAAGCATTCGACGGGAGGCGTTGGCGACAATGTCTCGCTGATGCTGGCCCCGATCGTCGCGGCGTGCGGCGCTTATGTTCCGATGATCTCCGGGCGCGGCCTTGGCCATACCGGCGGCACGCTCGACAAGATGGATTCCATCCCCGGCTACAAGAGCCAGCCGTCGAATGCCGAATTCCGCCGTGCAGTGCGCAAGGCGGGCTGCGCGATCATCGGTCAGACCGGCGAACTGGCGCCCGCCGACAAGCGTTTCTACGCCATCCGTGACATCTCGGCGACGGTCGAGTCGATCCCGCTGATCACCGCCTCGATCCTGTCCAAGAAACTGGCCGCCGGGCTGCAGGCGCTGGTGCTCGACGTCAAGTCCGGCAACGGCGCCTTCATGCAGAAAAGCCGCGACGCGGCTGCTCTTGCCGGCAGCCTGGTCGAGGTCGCCAATGGCGCGGCGCTGTCGACCACGGCGCTGATGACCGACATGAACGAACCGCTCGCATCGGCCGCCGGCAACGCCGTCGAAGTGGTCAACGCGGTCGATTTTCTGACCGGGCGCAGTCGTGATCCCCGCCTTGAGGAGGTTACCCTTGCCCTTGCGGGCGAGATGCTCGTAGCCGCGGGACTTGCGAAGTCGCATCGCGAGGCCGAGGAAAAGGCACGTACCGCGCTCGACGGCGGCGCGGCTGCCGAACACTTTGCCCGCATGGTTTCCGAGCTCGGCGGCCCTGCCGACTTCATGGAGGACTGCCGCGTCCACCTGCCGGTCGCGCCGGTGATCCGCCCGGTGCCGGCCCCTGCCGACGGCTTCGTAACCGCGATCGATACCCGCGCTGTCGGTGTCGCGGTGGTGGCGCTCGGCGGCGGGCGCACCCGGCCAGGCGACCCCGTCGACCATGCTGTCGGTCTGACCGACCTTTTGCCGGTCTGCGCCGAAACAACCAAGGGCGAACCGCTTGCCATGGTCCATGCGCGCAACGATGCGGAAGCGGCGAGGGCGGTAAAGGCGGTGCTTGCCGCCTACGAGCTCGCGCCATCGCGACCGCCGCGTCGCAAGGCAGTGCTGCGTCGCATTACGGCAGGGGACTGA
- a CDS encoding retropepsin-like aspartic protease family protein encodes MRKLIALSIIVGCSASVPLIYQTKPELFQALVRDQLSSAKEVEAEQDTLLAAARVPVREQKQLTGRRVEVPMDSRGHFLAEFKINGRRTTAMIDTGATLVAFNETTARRLGIQLSPSEFRYQVNTANGTVSAASAKIDSLQIGRIHVEDVDALVLEDKALSATLIGMSFLNRLQKFRVENGAMLLEQ; translated from the coding sequence ATGCGCAAACTGATCGCCCTCAGCATCATCGTCGGATGTTCGGCCTCGGTGCCGCTGATCTACCAGACGAAACCGGAACTGTTCCAGGCGCTTGTCCGCGACCAACTTTCGAGCGCCAAAGAGGTGGAAGCCGAGCAAGACACGCTGCTCGCTGCAGCGCGTGTTCCCGTCCGCGAGCAAAAACAGCTGACCGGCAGGAGGGTCGAGGTGCCGATGGATTCGCGCGGCCACTTCCTCGCCGAGTTCAAGATCAACGGACGCCGCACCACCGCGATGATCGATACCGGCGCGACGCTGGTCGCATTCAACGAGACGACTGCGCGGCGTCTCGGCATCCAGCTTTCCCCGAGTGAATTCCGCTACCAGGTGAACACCGCCAACGGCACCGTGTCGGCCGCATCGGCAAAGATCGACAGCCTGCAGATCGGCCGCATTCACGTCGAGGACGTCGATGCGCTCGTGCTCGAGGACAAGGCTTTGTCGGCGACGCTGATCGGCATGAGCTTTCTCAACAGGCTGCAGAAGTTCCGCGTCGAGAACGGCGCCATGCTCCTTGAACAATAG
- the cdd gene encoding cytidine deaminase produces the protein MSHDLFEAAVAAMARAHAPYSRFPVGAALRTADGRVFAGANIENASYPEGWCAETTALSHFVMAGGGEIAEIVVVAERMARITPCGGCRQRLAEFARADTKLHLCDDKGIVETTTMGALLPLGFRGDVLK, from the coding sequence ATGTCCCACGATCTCTTCGAGGCCGCGGTCGCGGCGATGGCCAGGGCGCATGCGCCCTACTCGAGATTTCCTGTCGGCGCGGCATTGCGCACCGCCGACGGCCGTGTCTTTGCCGGCGCCAACATCGAAAATGCCTCCTATCCCGAGGGCTGGTGCGCGGAAACGACGGCCCTGTCGCATTTCGTCATGGCCGGCGGCGGCGAGATTGCCGAGATTGTGGTCGTGGCCGAGCGCATGGCCAGGATCACGCCCTGCGGCGGCTGCCGGCAGCGGCTTGCCGAGTTCGCGCGTGCCGACACGAAGCTGCATTTGTGCGACGACAAGGGTATAGTCGAGACCACGACCATGGGCGCGCTGCTCCCTCTCGGCTTCCGCGGAGATGTGCTGAAATGA
- a CDS encoding ABC transporter permease — MSTPYAKLPAWADYGLIPLINLVVAFLVAGLVVILVGENPIEAAGLLLKGAFGSGSGIGYTLFYATSFIFTGLAVAVAFHCGIFNIGGEGQAYVGGLGVALVCLSFDSIFPWWLNFFLAILGCAAIGGVWAAIPGWLQAKRGSHTVITTIMFNFIAASLMVYLLVGPLKPPGSMAPQTRTFLEDAHLPKLNWLLELFGFSVRSTPLNLSFILALVMAVVVWALIWRTKLGYEIRTMGFSPKAARYAGINEARIVVITMAISGALAGMMALNPVMGDQHRLQLDFVTGAGFVGIAVALMGRSHPAGIVPAAILFGMLYQGGAEISFVMPHISRDMIVIIQGLVILFAGALEHMFRPAVQAAFASLSPRSVGMDAEAKGEGA; from the coding sequence ATGAGCACACCTTACGCCAAGCTGCCGGCCTGGGCCGACTACGGTCTCATTCCGCTCATCAACCTCGTCGTGGCCTTCCTGGTTGCCGGCCTGGTCGTGATCCTCGTCGGCGAAAATCCGATCGAGGCCGCCGGCCTGCTGCTCAAGGGCGCCTTCGGTTCCGGCTCCGGCATCGGCTATACGCTGTTTTACGCCACCAGCTTCATCTTCACCGGCCTCGCCGTGGCGGTAGCCTTCCATTGCGGCATCTTCAACATCGGCGGCGAGGGGCAGGCCTATGTCGGCGGCCTCGGCGTCGCGCTGGTATGCCTCTCCTTCGACAGCATTTTCCCATGGTGGCTGAACTTCTTCCTGGCCATCCTCGGCTGCGCGGCGATCGGCGGCGTCTGGGCTGCCATTCCCGGCTGGCTGCAGGCCAAGCGCGGCAGCCACACCGTCATCACCACCATCATGTTCAACTTCATCGCTGCCAGCTTGATGGTCTATCTGCTGGTCGGCCCGCTCAAGCCGCCCGGGTCGATGGCGCCGCAGACGCGCACCTTCCTGGAGGACGCGCATCTGCCCAAGCTCAACTGGCTGCTCGAACTTTTCGGCTTCTCGGTGCGCTCGACGCCGCTCAACCTCTCCTTCATCCTGGCGCTGGTCATGGCGGTCGTGGTCTGGGCGCTGATCTGGCGCACCAAGCTCGGCTACGAGATTCGCACGATGGGCTTTTCGCCCAAGGCGGCGCGCTACGCCGGCATCAACGAGGCCAGGATCGTCGTCATCACCATGGCCATCTCCGGTGCACTGGCCGGCATGATGGCGCTCAACCCGGTGATGGGCGACCAGCACCGCCTGCAGCTCGACTTCGTTACCGGCGCCGGTTTCGTCGGCATCGCGGTTGCCCTTATGGGACGCTCGCACCCGGCCGGCATCGTGCCGGCCGCGATCCTGTTCGGCATGCTTTACCAGGGCGGCGCGGAGATCTCCTTCGTCATGCCGCATATCAGCCGCGACATGATCGTCATCATCCAGGGCCTCGTCATCCTGTTCGCTGGAGCGCTGGAGCACATGTTCCGCCCGGCAGTGCAGGCGGCCTTCGCCAGCCTCAGTCCGCGTTCGGTGGGCATGGATGCCGAAGCCAAGGGGGAGGGTGCCTGA
- a CDS encoding purine-nucleoside phosphorylase: MKAAVDLLVERLDGLAPETAMVLGSGLGSLVDEVEGAVRVPYADLPGFPQSGVTGHAGEVVAGTFSGVPVLMLAGRAHYYEHGNAAAMRPALEVLSGIGIRRLFLTNAAGSLDPDMPPGSVMLITDHINFSGTNPLFGEPTDRRFVGLTEAYDAGMRAAVENAAEKTGTPLKKGVYMWFSGPSFETPAEIRMARTLGADAVGMSTVPEVILARFLGLRVAACSVITNLAAGMTGEELSHQETKDMAPLGGKRLAAILRRAIGDFQ; the protein is encoded by the coding sequence ATGAAGGCTGCGGTCGATCTGCTCGTCGAAAGGCTTGACGGCTTGGCGCCGGAAACGGCGATGGTGCTCGGCTCCGGCCTTGGAAGCCTCGTCGACGAGGTCGAGGGCGCGGTGCGTGTCCCCTATGCCGACCTTCCCGGCTTCCCGCAAAGCGGCGTCACCGGCCATGCCGGCGAGGTGGTGGCCGGCACCTTTTCAGGTGTTCCGGTTTTGATGCTGGCCGGTCGCGCGCATTATTACGAGCATGGCAATGCCGCCGCCATGCGCCCGGCCCTCGAGGTGCTCTCGGGCATCGGCATCAGGCGTCTGTTCCTGACCAATGCTGCTGGGTCTCTCGATCCCGACATGCCGCCGGGCTCGGTGATGCTGATCACCGACCACATCAACTTTTCCGGCACCAATCCGCTGTTCGGCGAGCCGACCGACAGGCGTTTCGTCGGCCTGACCGAGGCCTATGATGCCGGCATGCGCGCGGCTGTCGAAAATGCGGCCGAAAAGACCGGCACGCCTTTGAAAAAGGGCGTCTACATGTGGTTTTCCGGCCCTTCCTTCGAGACGCCGGCCGAAATCCGCATGGCGCGGACGCTGGGCGCCGACGCCGTCGGCATGTCGACTGTGCCCGAGGTGATCCTCGCCCGCTTCCTCGGCCTGCGTGTCGCCGCCTGCTCGGTCATCACCAATCTTGCCGCCGGCATGACCGGCGAGGAACTCTCGCATCAGGAGACCAAGGACATGGCCCCGCTTGGCGGCAAGCGCCTTGCCGCCATCCTGCGCCGGGCGATCGGAGATTTCCAATGA